ACTGTGCACCAGTCAGAAGTTCAAGCTGGATTTACACTTGAACAGTTTGGTAATCCCCCATTTATTTATATCCTcagtaaaacacattttgtatagaacattaatttaatttgaacataaataagactttaatacatttcaaaatctGACAGATTGAGAGACTCTGACGTTCTGAAAAGCTCTGTAGTGCGTGAAGCTGAACTGACACTGACAAACTGATTAAGATCCTGaaatgtgaagaagaaaaaaaaaagaaaaagtcatctCTAACTGAGAAATCATCATCAGACTGGTTGGTGTTGTTCACTATATTTTCACGTGGGTAAGCCCAGGAAAGTTCGAAGCATGTTAGAATGGATGAATAAATCTAGACGTTTCCAGGTGAAAAACTTTAGTGATTTTGACACAAACATTGGTTTCAAGTCATGGTTATGCAGGTTACAGATCACTGAAATATGGGCGTAACtataaatgaataaagcagGTTCTAATAACCCCATTAACAGGGTTCTTGTAACACACCTTTGCTTGTCAACTGACAACCCAAATGTAGACTGTTGACTTTAAATCCATTTAATAAAGACATTACAGTTTTACACGATTGTCTCCATAATGATGACATACACATTAACCAAATGCCCGTTCAtggcactgttgactatttagtTAAGGTTGGAAACTGACAGGCAAGAAAGACTTTCCTGACTGACCTCAGTGCCTGACTCCAAGTAGATTTTTACATTGCATCCTTATATTCTGCTTCTGTTGGTACTGACTCATATGACCTTAGAATCTTGAATGGTAAATTCTATATACAGAGTCAATATTGAGAGTACTTTTTTTTGCTAACCCATCTCCTGTGATAAAATAACATCCAAGgcttcagagagagagagagagagagagagagcgagagcaaaATCTGTATTATCGACTAACTGCTCTTTGAACATTTATTCCGTTTTTTTGCACGTCCTCAGATGTTGACTTCACTCTTCCCGAGGCTTTTGAGAAGGCCTAGCCGTTCAGTCTCTGAGTAACCACCTCTCTGTACATGATAGAGATGTACACAAAGAGAAGTAGGATTACAAAGAAATCGTCCATGAATCCCAGAAGACCAAAGAGCGCTTCGGGAAGGATGTCGAGCGGAGAGGCCAGGTAGGTGATTGCCCCAATGAGGCAGAGAAGAATTCGAATCCTGAACATCCAGAAGAGGCCACCCACAGTAAACATCTCTCTAAAGGCGTGACGAAGCAGAGTGGGCACATCCCGCAGCCTGTCCATAAACTGAGGTAAACCACAGAAACAAAGTTGTCAATAATAACTCACGTTTATCTCATTTAAGGTAGTATCATATCGGCCATTTCATGGATGGCTGCAAATTTTAAACCCCTCTCTTTCGCATGTCTCCCATGATAGACTTGCAGAGAGAGCAAACATCCACTTCTTTAACAACTTTCCTAACTTTTGTATCAAGAATATAACTGTTGTTGGGTTTCAGACTATGactcacagagacaaagaaggaGTTATACAATGGAGAAGTCCGCAGCTCCCAAGACCAAAGGAGACAGATCAGGTCATAATCAGATGAGCACCCCCCCTTAAAATATAACCATATTCTGGGTTGTACAGAATGAATATTCGAACTTAAAGCCccaatctaaataaatatcacTGTGAAATACTCACAGATCTCGGCTGGCCGGAAAACCTGCGGTTGTAATCATTGATATCTCTTAATATTAGCTGAGGTTCAGCTTCCCCATCCTGTACCCTCTGAGGACCAGCGTGCTCATGAAATAGTGGAAAGAGCAATGTTACCtggaattaaaagaaaaaaaaaattaaagatatttttaaGAAGGATACCAATACTGATATTGATGATAATCACATACATCGGTTGACAtatatacacttttttttttggggggggggggggggggggggggctttgttGCCAGTACAACAGCAAAACTGCTGAGAGAGATTGGGATCAGAGGACAGGCACAACGGCAGGCTATAAGAGAATTAGCTAACACTGCTGAGAGGACCAGTCACAGGCTATGGCTACAAAGGGCTGACATCACTTGGGCAGCTAAGGCAGTCAGCTAACTGCGATACACATGCCAAGGATTGATCACCACGACCAATCTTTGGCATGAGGCAGGCCCACCACGGGCCTGCCTCAACAGGGGGCGTCGAAAGAGTAAAACATAACATTAAAAGTTTTTCTGGTTGACTGCTACAGCTGTCTCAGGGCCTCCTGGGGACTGTGCAGTTAACTTCATGGTAGTACTAACTaaaaagaagaatgaaaaaCGTTCCactcttctcccctctgctcttcttcccttttctggTAGGCAGTGGGGAGGTAGAGCGCACAGCCAGATCCGGCGGGGAGGTGTGGGAAGCCAGATCGGGCGCCTCCTtccagctctcctctctgctctctcctatcTTATCTCATCTTACTTGTCTTACTCCTCTCTGTCACCTTTTCTGTCCCTTTGAAGAAATGAGGCTCCATAAATGCTAAAGAGGTAAGTATTTCTCAGTTGTAGTGAATAGatagaaaataaactgtagaaaattaaacaggagaaagaaggagagaaaaacaattttaacaTAAATCATTGACACACTCCAGGgcctgatcaaccctggcagggcctccttggatgaggagtctagtgataatggccgaaacacccgatgaatccaaggtccactacGGACGATGTGTCGCAAATTTAACAATTTAGATCAGATCTCTAATCCCTAAACCTAAGCAGGGGAAATGGCAGGCTAGCTTGGGTAAAAGAAGGCACACGACGATGTGTGCTGCTGGTAAAGTTTCTGTGCTGCTTTCTTCATAACAGCCATCCTTCAAGATTTTCTCCATTAAAAGCAATGCATTGTCTGGGattgtaacatctagtcctttaCTGAAACATTAGAGGCATAGATAACAGTTTTCCCCAAAATTTgccatgtgtttttcttttttctttttatgtactCATTTATAGTTATATCGGCCAGTTGATATTATAAATCAACTGGgtggtaatatatatatatgtagagcAGTGACAGGTCACACAGCACCGCTCTGACTGACACATCACTTATTCCATTTAACACTCATTTCCAACAACTGTGGCAGTAGCTAAACGCCTAAAAAGAATTAAGGTATTTTTGTGCATTCAAAGATATGAATACAGAACAGCTGGCAACTTATGAATATCCCTAGTGTGCATTTTAACAAGTACTGAAAGACTCACCATTTGTCTGCAGATGGGGCAGTTAATAGCTCCCAGCCAGGTGCCGTACCTCCAGTAGGCTATGATGCAGGAGCCTGTGTAAGAATACAGGATATGGCACATGAGTAAAactaaagcacaaaaaaaaaaagaaaaaagaatttttttttttaacttcaaatGATGTTTTCCTTGATGTGCATATTTTCAAATAATGTCAACATTTGTAGAAATTTTGTACTTTTTGTACTACTTTTTTAGTAATGAAATAAGCGATTAAAAGAATGAAATcatattgttttgtttagtgCACATTACTGAAATCTGTACAATAATCTCACCACAGAAAAGGTGTCCACAATTGGTTTCCACAGGCAGAACAGCCTGCTGTAAACATACAGGACACGACATGTCTGTGTAATACTGCTGCCTGGCTTCAGCCTGGGGATTTTCATCCtgcaaaatgaaatcaaaagcaTACAAATTAAAACGTTTAGCACATTTGTTATAACAGAGCGCACAATTTTGAGAGTCATTCCCtccaaattaaaaat
This Astatotilapia calliptera chromosome 7, fAstCal1.2, whole genome shotgun sequence DNA region includes the following protein-coding sequences:
- the rnf170 gene encoding E3 ubiquitin-protein ligase RNF170, which produces MEDGQHGDLDYLIQDEDTLIEGVSNQVLFVVVLSVAFLAGLLTLLCRQEQQNIHPENQEHVRAVRQQLQTEQDENPQAEARQQYYTDMSCPVCLQQAVLPVETNCGHLFCGSCIIAYWRYGTWLGAINCPICRQMVTLLFPLFHEHAGPQRVQDGEAEPQLILRDINDYNRRFSGQPRSFMDRLRDVPTLLRHAFREMFTVGGLFWMFRIRILLCLIGAITYLASPLDILPEALFGLLGFMDDFFVILLLFVYISIMYREVVTQRLNG